One window of Mesorhizobium sp. WSM4904 genomic DNA carries:
- the ileS gene encoding isoleucine--tRNA ligase: protein MTDTPVTDTAETIDYSSTLYLPRTDFPMRAGLPEKEPVLVKRWQDLDLYRKLREEAAGREKFVLHDGPPYANGNIHIGHALNKILKDVINRSFQMRGYDANYVPGWDCHGLPIEWKIEEQYRAKGKNKDEVPVNEFRRECRDFAQHWIKVQGDEFQRLGVIGDFHNPYTTMAYHAEARIAGELLKFAMSGQLYRGSKPVMWSVVERTALAEAEVEYQDYESDTIWVKFPVASLAQPVAGADTTPALSETALDLVEAHVVIWTTTPWTIPGNRAVSYSPRVGYGLYEVTAAENAFGPQPGEKLIFADALADESAAKAKVTLNRLHSVSSEQLASLTLSHPFKGLGGGYEFPVPMVAGEHVTDDAGTGFVHTAPSHGREDFDAWMDAVAELLKRGVDTTIPFPVDDAGFFTKDAPGFGPDREGGAARVIDDSGKKGNANQAVIDELIKRNALFARGRLKHSYPHSWRSKKPVIFRNTPQWFVYMDKDLGDGTTLRSRALKAIDDTRFVPAAGQNRIRAMIEERPDWVLSRQRAWGVPIAVFADEDGNVLKDEAVNQRIMDAFEKEGADAWFAPGAKERFLGNHDASKWHQVRDILDVWFDSGSTHVFTLEDRPDLKWPADVYLEGSDQHRGWFHSSLLESCGTRGRAPYDTVITHGFTMDEEGRKMSKSLGNTVVPQDVIKQSGADILRLWVVTTDYWEDQRLGKNVLQTNIDAYRKLRNTIRWMLGTLAHDDGEDVPLETMPELERLMLHRLSELDEVVRQGYDAFEFKRITRVLLDFMVVELSAFYFDIRKDALYCDAPSSLRRKAAVQVVRHLFECLVKWLSPMLPFTMEEAWLDRHPDAVSVHLDQFPRIPENWRNEALAEKWRKVRQVRRVVTGALEIARAEKLIGSSLEAVPVVTIDDAALEAAIADVDMAEMAITSDLVIQHGTAPEGAFTLDDVKGVAVVVEKAEDRGLVKCARSWRYTADVGQDPEFPDVSARDAAVLHELKALGRL from the coding sequence ATGACCGACACCCCAGTGACCGATACCGCTGAAACGATCGACTATTCCAGCACGCTTTACCTGCCGCGGACGGATTTCCCGATGCGCGCGGGCCTGCCCGAGAAGGAACCGGTGCTGGTCAAGCGCTGGCAGGACTTAGACCTTTACCGCAAGCTGCGCGAAGAGGCCGCCGGGCGCGAGAAATTCGTGCTGCATGACGGCCCGCCCTACGCCAACGGCAACATCCATATCGGCCATGCGCTGAACAAGATCCTCAAGGACGTCATCAACCGGTCCTTCCAGATGCGCGGCTACGACGCCAATTACGTGCCCGGCTGGGACTGCCACGGCCTGCCGATCGAATGGAAGATCGAGGAGCAGTATCGCGCCAAGGGCAAGAACAAGGACGAGGTGCCGGTCAACGAGTTCCGCAGGGAATGCCGCGACTTCGCCCAGCATTGGATCAAGGTGCAGGGCGACGAGTTCCAGCGCCTCGGCGTCATCGGCGATTTCCACAATCCCTACACCACCATGGCCTACCACGCCGAGGCGCGGATCGCCGGCGAGCTGTTGAAGTTCGCCATGTCCGGCCAGCTCTATCGCGGCTCCAAGCCGGTGATGTGGAGCGTCGTCGAGCGCACCGCGCTCGCCGAGGCCGAGGTCGAGTACCAGGACTATGAGAGCGACACGATCTGGGTGAAGTTCCCGGTCGCCAGTCTCGCCCAGCCGGTCGCCGGCGCCGACACGACACCGGCATTGAGCGAGACCGCGCTCGATCTCGTCGAGGCGCATGTCGTCATCTGGACGACGACGCCCTGGACCATCCCCGGCAACCGCGCCGTCAGCTATTCGCCGCGCGTCGGCTACGGTCTTTACGAGGTCACGGCGGCGGAAAACGCCTTCGGCCCGCAGCCCGGCGAGAAGCTGATCTTCGCCGACGCGCTCGCCGATGAAAGCGCCGCCAAGGCCAAGGTCACCTTGAACCGGCTTCACAGCGTCTCAAGCGAACAGCTTGCAAGCCTTACGCTTTCGCATCCCTTCAAGGGCCTCGGCGGCGGCTACGAATTCCCGGTGCCGATGGTTGCCGGCGAGCATGTCACCGACGACGCCGGTACCGGCTTCGTGCACACCGCGCCCAGCCACGGTCGCGAGGACTTCGATGCCTGGATGGATGCGGTGGCAGAGCTGCTCAAGCGCGGCGTCGACACCACGATCCCGTTCCCGGTCGACGACGCAGGCTTCTTCACCAAGGACGCGCCCGGCTTCGGCCCGGACCGCGAGGGCGGTGCCGCGCGCGTCATCGACGACAGCGGCAAGAAGGGCAACGCCAACCAGGCGGTCATCGACGAGCTGATCAAGCGCAACGCGCTCTTCGCGCGCGGCCGGCTGAAGCACAGCTATCCGCATTCCTGGCGCTCGAAGAAGCCGGTCATCTTCCGCAACACGCCGCAATGGTTCGTCTATATGGACAAGGACCTCGGCGACGGCACGACGCTGCGCAGCCGCGCGCTGAAGGCGATCGACGACACCCGCTTCGTGCCGGCGGCGGGCCAGAACCGCATTCGTGCCATGATCGAGGAACGGCCCGACTGGGTGCTGTCGCGCCAGCGCGCCTGGGGCGTGCCGATCGCCGTCTTTGCCGACGAGGACGGCAACGTGCTGAAGGACGAGGCCGTCAACCAGCGCATCATGGACGCCTTCGAGAAGGAGGGCGCCGACGCCTGGTTCGCGCCCGGCGCCAAGGAACGTTTCCTCGGCAATCACGACGCATCGAAATGGCACCAGGTCAGGGACATCCTCGATGTCTGGTTCGATTCCGGCTCGACGCATGTCTTCACGCTGGAGGATCGTCCGGATCTCAAATGGCCGGCCGACGTCTATCTCGAAGGTTCCGACCAGCACCGCGGCTGGTTCCATTCCTCGTTGCTCGAAAGCTGCGGCACCAGGGGCAGGGCGCCCTACGACACGGTCATCACCCATGGTTTCACCATGGACGAGGAAGGCCGCAAGATGTCGAAGTCGCTCGGCAACACCGTCGTGCCGCAGGACGTGATAAAACAGTCCGGCGCCGATATCCTCAGGCTCTGGGTGGTGACGACCGACTATTGGGAAGACCAGCGGCTCGGCAAGAACGTGCTGCAGACCAATATCGACGCCTACCGCAAGCTCAGGAACACGATCCGCTGGATGCTGGGCACGCTGGCCCATGACGATGGCGAGGACGTGCCGTTGGAGACCATGCCGGAGCTGGAGCGGCTGATGCTGCACCGGCTATCCGAGCTCGACGAGGTGGTGCGCCAGGGCTACGACGCCTTCGAGTTCAAGCGCATCACCCGCGTGCTGCTGGACTTCATGGTGGTCGAGCTCTCGGCCTTCTACTTCGACATTCGCAAGGACGCGCTCTATTGCGACGCCCCATCCAGCCTGCGCCGCAAGGCGGCCGTGCAGGTCGTGCGCCACCTTTTCGAATGCCTGGTGAAGTGGCTGTCGCCGATGCTGCCCTTCACCATGGAGGAGGCCTGGCTCGACCGTCACCCGGATGCCGTCTCGGTGCATCTCGACCAGTTCCCGAGGATCCCGGAAAACTGGCGCAACGAGGCGCTGGCCGAGAAGTGGCGCAAGGTCCGGCAGGTGCGCCGCGTCGTCACCGGCGCGCTCGAGATCGCTCGCGCGGAAAAACTGATCGGTTCCTCGCTGGAAGCCGTGCCGGTGGTCACCATCGACGACGCCGCCCTGGAAGCCGCGATCGCCGATGTGGACATGGCCGAGATGGCGATCACCAGCGACCTCGTCATCCAGCACGGCACGGCGCCTGAGGGCGCTTTCACTCTCGACGATGTCAAGGGCGTCGCTGTGGTCGTGGAAAAGGCCGAGGATCGCGGTCTGGTCAAATGTGCGCGCTCCTGGCGCTACACGGCCGATGTCGGGCAGGACCCGGAATTCCCGGACGTCTCGGCCCGCGACGCGGCTGTGCTGCACGAGCTCAAAGCGCTTGGGCGGCTCTAG